One part of the Lentimicrobiaceae bacterium genome encodes these proteins:
- a CDS encoding DUF3276 family protein: MDELEPIGTRDDVFSRIVKAGKRTYFFDVKSTRNGQLYITITESVKRFDEEQGKYTYRKHKLFLYKEDFEKFSHGLEDVLSFIETGVEPPEREYPPYNSFDNTDEQNDE, from the coding sequence ATGGATGAACTTGAACCTATCGGAACACGAGATGATGTTTTTTCAAGAATTGTAAAAGCAGGAAAGAGAACATATTTTTTTGACGTAAAAAGTACACGCAACGGTCAGTTGTACATTACGATAACCGAAAGCGTTAAGCGTTTTGACGAAGAACAAGGTAAGTACACTTATCGTAAGCATAAATTATTTTTGTATAAAGAAGATTTTGAGAAATTTTCGCACGGCTTAGAAGATGTACTATCGTTTATTGAAACGGGAGTAGAGCCACCGGAAAGAGAATATCCGCCATACAATAGTTTCGATAATACTGACGAACAAAACGACGAATAA